The following is a genomic window from Polaribacter atrinae.
AGGATATGATTATGAGGAAATTGCTCAGATTTTAGACTATACAAATGAAAATGTGAGAACCACTGTTTCTAGAGCAAAAAAGAAATTAAAGCAAGTATTACTTGCAGAAAATAGTAAAGAACAAGCGTATGGAAGATAAATTAAATCAATTTTTTTCTGAAAATAATTTCGACTTTCAAGAACCTCATTCGGGTCATTTAGATCGTTTTGAGCGTGCATTAAATGCCCAAAAGATACCTCGTAAAACCTCTTGGAAATGGATGTCTGTAGCGGCATCTATAGTTTTACTGGTTGGTTTTTGTTTGGGAGTTGGTCATCAAAAGAGACAGTTAGATTTGGCCGATGTTTCTCCTAAAATGGAAGAAGTACAAACTTATTTTGTTTCAACAATTTATCAAGAATTAAAAACTCTAGAAGAAAATAGAAGTTTAGATACAGAAAAAATTATAGAAAATGCTTTAGAAGAATTAGAAGAGTTAGAAGATGTATATGCCACTTTTGTTGTAGAGTTGACCAAAAATGGTAAGCAAACAAGGGTGATTAGTGCTATGATTAAAAATTATCAGCAACGATTACTTGTATTAGAAAACACTCTTAAACAGATAGAGAACGTTAAAAAAATAAATTTAGAGAAGAATGAAACCTATCTATAAAATTATATTGTTATTGCTTTTATTTCCATTAGTAACGCATGCTAATACAGATAAAAAGAAGCACGAAAAAAATAAGATTATTACTAAAGTATTTAATGTAAATAAAGATGCAAAAGTAGCTCTTAATAATAAGTATGGAAGTTTAAATATTACTACTTGGGATAAAAATAAGGTAGAAATAAAAGTAACAATTACCATACAAGGTGATGATTTAGATGATGTAGAAGAAAGATTGTCTACCATTGATGTTCTTTTTAATGCAATTGCTAGCTTGGTTGAAGCCAAAACAATTATAGAAAATCAAAACAGCGCTTGGTCTTGGTGGGGAAAAAGTAAAAAAATTAACTATAAAATTAATTATGTAGTTAAAATGCCAAGGTCTAATTCGGTAAATCTACATAATATTTATGGGGATATTTACTTAGATAATTTAGACGGAAGTGCCGCTATAAGTTGCGATTATGGTAAAGTTTCTGTTGGACGATTATCAGGGGCAAAAAATACTGTTAACTTAGAATATTGTACTACTTCTAGTATTAATTATATAAAAGAAGGTGTTATAAAAAGTGATTATTCTAAACTGATTATAGGAACATCAGAAAATTTAAAAATTAATGCAAATTATTCTACTATAAAATTAGATAACACAAAAAATGTTGATTTTAATTGCGATTATGGATCAATATATATTGAGGAAGCAGAAGAGATTATAGGGAGTTCAGATTATGTAAGCATGCATTTTGGTACGGTAAAGAAAAATTTAAATATAGAAACAGATTATGGTTCTTTAACGGTGCAAAACTTAGTGAAAGATTTTAAAAATGTTACTATTAATGGCGAATATGCTGGTATCAGAATTCATATAGATTCAGATACTGTTTTCGAATTTATGATCGATTTAGAATATGCTAGTTTTAGTGGAGATGATGATAAAATGGAACTTTTTAAAAGTATTTCTAAATCGACAAAAAAATATTACGAAGGGAGATTCGGAAAAGGAAATACCAATTCTAAATTAAAGATTACCTCTCAGTATGGAGGTGTCAGCATTAAATAAAATTAAAAATAATCAACCAAAAAACAACAATAATGAAGAAAAAAGCATTTTTAACCAGTTTAATTTTAACCATTACTGTTGCTGTAAATGCACAAAATTGGTTTGGAGGAAGTACTAAAATAAAAGGAAACGGAAATGTAATTACGGAAACAAGAACAACAGCAGATTATGATGGAGTTTCTGTTGGTGGTTCTTTTGATGTAATTCTGGTAAAAGGAAAAGAAGGTAAAATTACAATAGAAGGAGAAGAGAACATCATTCCTTATATAGAAACGGAAATTTCTGGAGATGTATTAAAAATTCAGTACAAAAAAAACACCAACATAAGTACTACGCAAAAATTAACCATAACAGTGCCTTATGATGATATTGAAAGTGTTGCTTTAGGAGGATCTGGAACTATTTCTAGTACATCTTTAATTGAAGCAGACAACTTTAAAGTAAGCTTAGGAGGTTCTGGAAACATCACTTTAAAAGTGGCTGCAGACAATGTAAAAGCTTCTATTGGCGGTTCTGGAAATGTTAATTTAGAAGGAGATTCTAACGAGTTAACTTGTTCTATTGCCGGTTCAGGAAATATTAGTGCTTATGGTTTAGAGGTAAATGAAGTGTATGCAAATGTTGCTGGTTCTGGAAATATTAAAACCACTGTAAAATCTAAAATTAAAGCAAAATTAGTAGGCTCTGGTAATATTTATTACAAAGGAAACCCTAAAAAAGTAGATGCTAAAACAGTTGGTTCTGGAGATATTATTAATAAAAATTAAACGCTAACTGATAGCGTTACCACCAAACTAAAAATATTTTTACAAGTTCGCCATTTTGCTTTTTCATCCAGCAAAGTGGCGAACTTTTTCTTTGAAAATATGCTTCGGTGGCTTGGTTAAATTCGTTAAAATTTAACCAGTTTACATTTTTATGAGGCAGTACAATCCAATCTTTTTTATTAGGGATAAAAAAGGCACAATCTTTAAATTGTGTCAATTCATTTTTGTTGATGTAAAACCCAACAACACAATCTTGATTTAAAATGGATAATTGAATGTCTGTATCAAAATAAGGAACAAATAATTGTCCTTTAAAATAAACTTGTTGCTCTATCTTTGAGGCTTTTAAATTGATAGTTTTTAAGTAAGAAACACATTCATCAGAATAGAGAAGTGGGAGTTGTTTGTCTTTTAATTTATTCAATTTTTCTACTAAAGAATCTTTTCTATTCGGACCAATAAAGTGGTCAATTTCACTAGTTCCGACTGAAGCATCATATAAATAAAACTTGTAAATAATTTCTAAATGAATAGGAGTTTCTTCTTTTAATAGGATGCAATCTAATTCACCTAGCGTAATCTTTTCTCGTTGAATTTGGATATTCTCACAAACAATAGAGATTCCTTTTTCTTGTGCCAATTGAAAAGAAACAAAACGTTCTATATATTTACCTAAACGCATTTTATCATTAAGGTCAATATCAATTTTTGTTGATTTCAATTCAATCTCAAATTGCTTTAAATCATAAACAATACTGTCGCTCCATAAACAAGGTGTTTGTAGAAAACCGTCGTATCTTTTCTGAATGTCTTTTGTTTTTTGATGTGTCATTATTTTTTCAAATTTACAATTTTATAATTTCCATTTATAGAATAATTTGTACATTGAAAATCTAAAATTAAACAGCATCAAAATGCAATTTCAAAAAGACAGTTTACAGTTTTTAAAAGATTTACAAAAGAATAACAATAGAGATTGGTTTACAGAACAAAAACCAACTTTTGTTAAGATCCAAAGTCAGGTGAAAGAAATCTTTTTAGAGATGCAAGCAGATTTAGAAAAACATGATGATATTGATAAAATGAAAATCTATCGTATTTATAGAGATGTTCGTTTTTCTAAAGATAAAACTCCGTACAACCCAAGATTTGCAGTATCTTTTTCTAGATTAGGAAAACAATTACGTGGTGGTTATTTTTTACAAATAAAGCCAGGAGAATCTATGTTAGGAGGTGGTTTTTGGCAACCAGAAAAAGATGATTTATTTAGGTTAAGGAAAGAGATTGAACAAGATGCTGTTGAGTTTAGAGAGGTTTTAGAAGACAAAGATTTTAAAAAATATTTTGGAAATAAATTTGAAGGTGATGAATTAAAATCAGCTCCAAGAGGTTTTGATAAAGATCATAAAGACATTGATTTACTGCGTAAAAAAGGGTTTGTTGCAATCAGAAATTTTACAGATTCCGAAGTTTTAGCACCTAAATTTCTAGAGGAGTTAGATGATAGTTTTAAAGCTTTACGTCCGTTTTTTAATTTGTTTAGTGATGTTTTAACGACGAATTTAAATGGGGAGAGTATTGTTTAAAATCCCATTGTCATTTTGAAATGAGCCATTTTAAGCGACTGAGAAATCTCTAATATTCTAAAATTTAGATTTCTTTTCCCACGTCATTCGGAATGACATTGTTATTATTGAATCCTTTTTTTAGAGAAATTAAGTCTATAATTTTAAAGTACAATTTTCATTTCGAAATGAGCCATTTTAGGCGATTGAGAAATCTCAAATATTCTAAAAATAAGATTCCTCTTCCTGCGTTATTCGGAATGACATTGTTATTTTTGAATCCTTTTTTTAGAGAAATTAAGTCTACAAGTTTAAAGTACAATTGTCATTTCGAAAGGAGCCATTTTAAGCGATTGAGAAATCTCTAATATTCTAAAAATAAGATTCCTCTTCCTGCGTCATTCGGAATGACGTTGTTATTATTGAATCCTTTTTTTAGATAAATTAAGTCTATAATTTTAAATTACAATTGTCATTTCGAAATGAGCCATTTTAGGCGATTGAGAAATTTCGAATATTTTAAAATTAAGATCCCTCTTCCTACGTCATTCGGAATGATAAAAAAACGATTCTTTTTATGGAGTTAAGTAGACTTCAAATTTCTATTAACCTCGCGTTTCAATACCAATATGGTAATCAAGGTCGATAATACATCAGCAATAGGGAAGGACCACCAAACACCACTAATTCCATAATATTTAGGTAAAAAATAGGCTAACGGAATTAAGAAAATCCCTTGTTTTAAAAGTGTTAAAAATAAAGCAGGCAATGCTTTTCCTGCTGCTTGAAAATAAGCGGAACCAATTAATTGCATGGTAATTACAGGAGTTGCCAAAAAGACAATTAACATAGCACTTGGTGTTTCGGCTAACAAAATAGCATCATTGGTAAAAATCCAAATGACTTCTTCTTTAAAAAAGAGGATTGTTATAAAAATAATGGTTCCTAAAACAGATCCATATATAATAGATTTTTTGATTGTTTCTTTAACACGTTCGTTTTTATTTGCTCCTATATTATATCCTGCAACAGGCAAGAAACCTTGAGAAACTCCCATTACAGGAGAAAGAGAGAACATCATAACGCGGTTGATAATTCCGAAAACGGCTATGGATATTTCTCCTCCATATTTAAAAAGAGAGTAATTTAAAACAATCATTAAAATACTTATAGCACCTTGCCTAACAATAGAAACACCACCTAATTCTACAATTTCTCTAACAATTTTGCCATCTAATTTAAAATTCTTAGGAATAATCTTTAATTCACTTTTAGAAGACAAGAAGAAGTATAAAATATATAAACCACAACTTGCGTATGAAATTGAAGTTGCCAAACCTGCGCCCCACATTCCCCAGTTAAAAAACTTGATAAAGATAACATCTAATACAATATTTAAAACAGCAGGAATCATCATTGCGTACATGGCAAATTTAGGTTTTCCTTCGGCTCTTATGGTTGGGTTTCCCATCATTGCAAAAGCTAAGAACGGAACCCCGTATATGATCACTCCAAAATACTCTGAAGCAATGGGTAAAATATCGCCTTTGGCGCCAAATAAATTAAGAATAGGAACGCTAAAAAAGTTTCCAATAATTACAAAAAGAATGGCTAAAATTACAGTTAAAGAAACCTGATTACCAAATGTAAGAAATGCTTTTTCAGATTTACCAGCACCTAAAGCTCTCGATATTATAGAACTTCCTCCAATACCAATTCCCATTCCAATAGAAGAAATTAGAAACGCAATTGGTAGCACAACTGTAATGGCAGCAATTGCTAAAACTCCAATCCATTGTCCTACAAAAATAGTATCGACAATCATATTTAAAGACATTACAAGTATTCCTATAGTAGCCGGAGCAGCTTGCTTAATCAATAAGTTGCTAATTTTTTGAGTTCCGAGGTCGTTAGCTAATTCTGTCATAATATTTGGCAAATATCGCCATAAACAGCAAGTTATTTGTAAATCTATCTGTAATAATTGTTATAGAATTCTTAAAATTTTTATGTTTGCTAAAATTGATAAAAGTTGGATAACGTTTTTACATTAACAATCACCGTTTCACCAGATGATATAGACAATTTACAACATGTAAA
Proteins encoded in this region:
- a CDS encoding head GIN domain-containing protein — protein: MKKKAFLTSLILTITVAVNAQNWFGGSTKIKGNGNVITETRTTADYDGVSVGGSFDVILVKGKEGKITIEGEENIIPYIETEISGDVLKIQYKKNTNISTTQKLTITVPYDDIESVALGGSGTISSTSLIEADNFKVSLGGSGNITLKVAADNVKASIGGSGNVNLEGDSNELTCSIAGSGNISAYGLEVNEVYANVAGSGNIKTTVKSKIKAKLVGSGNIYYKGNPKKVDAKTVGSGDIINKN
- a CDS encoding DUF1853 family protein translates to MTHQKTKDIQKRYDGFLQTPCLWSDSIVYDLKQFEIELKSTKIDIDLNDKMRLGKYIERFVSFQLAQEKGISIVCENIQIQREKITLGELDCILLKEETPIHLEIIYKFYLYDASVGTSEIDHFIGPNRKDSLVEKLNKLKDKQLPLLYSDECVSYLKTINLKASKIEQQVYFKGQLFVPYFDTDIQLSILNQDCVVGFYINKNELTQFKDCAFFIPNKKDWIVLPHKNVNWLNFNEFNQATEAYFQRKSSPLCWMKKQNGELVKIFLVWW
- a CDS encoding DUF2461 domain-containing protein — its product is MQFQKDSLQFLKDLQKNNNRDWFTEQKPTFVKIQSQVKEIFLEMQADLEKHDDIDKMKIYRIYRDVRFSKDKTPYNPRFAVSFSRLGKQLRGGYFLQIKPGESMLGGGFWQPEKDDLFRLRKEIEQDAVEFREVLEDKDFKKYFGNKFEGDELKSAPRGFDKDHKDIDLLRKKGFVAIRNFTDSEVLAPKFLEELDDSFKALRPFFNLFSDVLTTNLNGESIV
- a CDS encoding MATE family efflux transporter, which gives rise to MTELANDLGTQKISNLLIKQAAPATIGILVMSLNMIVDTIFVGQWIGVLAIAAITVVLPIAFLISSIGMGIGIGGSSIISRALGAGKSEKAFLTFGNQVSLTVILAILFVIIGNFFSVPILNLFGAKGDILPIASEYFGVIIYGVPFLAFAMMGNPTIRAEGKPKFAMYAMMIPAVLNIVLDVIFIKFFNWGMWGAGLATSISYASCGLYILYFFLSSKSELKIIPKNFKLDGKIVREIVELGGVSIVRQGAISILMIVLNYSLFKYGGEISIAVFGIINRVMMFSLSPVMGVSQGFLPVAGYNIGANKNERVKETIKKSIIYGSVLGTIIFITILFFKEEVIWIFTNDAILLAETPSAMLIVFLATPVITMQLIGSAYFQAAGKALPALFLTLLKQGIFLIPLAYFLPKYYGISGVWWSFPIADVLSTLITILVLKREVNRNLKST